A genome region from Ignavibacteriota bacterium includes the following:
- a CDS encoding TonB-dependent receptor, whose product MQRKLFMALLVAAFVPALVLASGKFKGKVTDAGTGEPLVGANVVIVGTQMGAATNVYGEFAILNVPAGTYTLRAMYVGYQAITISNLRVSNDLTTDANFQLPSEGVTVGVVEIVAERPLVNKNATNAVRIIDSEFFEKIPARGLNAAIQTQPGVVIQNGNVYIRGGRADEVGYSIEGVPVNDALFGGRAVSITAEALEQVQVQAGGFNAEYGGANAGLVQSQLRTGNQDQWKMTLLGETDRFMGLNKAKKLGTYSYGYGDATATFGGPVFSNKIRFFGSAQATYLGDPSVSVRSPYDFSGANAVITDPVISAAHRTASRDTLDIVLPGGNALGGYNRALVGSATLLFDLTPIQVRVAGSYSVTKSQNQTTLANLFNQDRLPINTAKNGFGNLKISHVISPTMFYEANIDFTTNSFRTEDPHFLDNIYAYGDSAANAALGYQLQSNSLNYGQYQLWGGAFALNQPGTQVAGFARRIQTSLGGRLDFTSQMKSHEVKVGGSYQRYTIRNYDPSGELSWYRLREEAASPEELEQTLMKIGGTGANTYGYDVFGNEISSDEIGADGSLLNLAPRKPVFAAAYIQDKIELEDIILNIGLRYDLINPDSKEVSDPSRLGFTGTDFILASDVIATEKTSQISPRLGFSFPVTDRTVFHAQYGKFIQQTQLRDSYLGASQMAGIIKGGFFVQGTWGWGLKPTKTTQYEVGFSQQIADFASFDINAFYRDIQDQVAWTNVAPAAGTALQNYGILVNRDFSTARGLEVKINVRRVNRISAQMSYTFSNVSTTGSNTASTAGLWSAGSVVSLPHYTFPADWNQTHRGSVLFDYRFGKNDGGAILERLGLNLWLNFNSGHAFTRVIAQQRGSVPGDPRFRIPVEPIGASTTPWYFQLDARLDKSFSVGPLDLNVYLYVINVLGTLNPVNAFFRTGDPADDGWFSTEGGRADALSNGPQYVDFWRQTTLGDNSGNYGPPRQIRFGLRLDY is encoded by the coding sequence ATGCAACGTAAGCTCTTCATGGCTCTACTCGTCGCAGCCTTCGTACCCGCACTTGTCCTGGCATCAGGCAAGTTCAAAGGGAAGGTCACGGACGCGGGCACGGGAGAACCTCTGGTAGGAGCAAACGTTGTTATCGTCGGGACCCAGATGGGTGCGGCGACCAACGTTTACGGCGAGTTCGCTATCCTCAACGTTCCTGCCGGTACGTATACGCTTCGTGCGATGTACGTCGGCTATCAGGCCATCACCATTTCCAATCTGCGCGTCAGCAATGATCTGACGACGGACGCGAACTTCCAGTTGCCGAGTGAAGGCGTGACCGTGGGCGTGGTGGAGATCGTGGCGGAACGTCCGCTCGTGAATAAGAATGCAACGAACGCAGTACGGATCATCGACAGTGAGTTCTTCGAGAAGATCCCTGCCCGCGGTTTGAATGCAGCCATCCAGACCCAGCCCGGCGTCGTCATTCAGAATGGCAACGTGTACATCCGCGGCGGTCGTGCGGATGAGGTCGGGTACTCGATCGAAGGCGTGCCGGTGAACGATGCGTTGTTCGGTGGCCGCGCTGTCAGCATCACGGCAGAAGCCCTCGAGCAGGTCCAGGTCCAGGCCGGCGGTTTCAATGCCGAGTACGGCGGGGCCAACGCTGGTCTCGTGCAGTCCCAGTTGCGCACCGGTAACCAGGATCAGTGGAAGATGACCCTCCTTGGTGAGACCGATCGCTTCATGGGCCTCAACAAGGCAAAGAAGCTTGGGACGTATTCCTACGGCTACGGCGATGCAACTGCCACCTTCGGCGGACCGGTCTTCAGCAACAAGATCCGCTTCTTCGGTAGCGCGCAGGCAACGTACCTGGGTGACCCCTCCGTGTCCGTCCGCAGCCCGTATGATTTCTCCGGGGCCAATGCGGTCATCACGGATCCCGTCATCTCGGCTGCTCATCGGACAGCAAGTCGTGACACGCTGGACATCGTCCTTCCCGGCGGCAACGCGCTCGGCGGCTACAACCGCGCGCTCGTCGGATCGGCCACCCTGCTCTTCGACCTGACCCCCATTCAGGTCCGCGTTGCGGGGTCCTACTCTGTGACGAAGTCCCAGAACCAGACGACACTGGCGAACCTGTTCAACCAGGATCGTCTCCCGATCAACACCGCGAAGAACGGTTTCGGCAATTTGAAGATCTCCCATGTGATCTCGCCGACCATGTTCTATGAGGCGAACATCGATTTCACGACCAACAGCTTCCGCACGGAAGATCCGCATTTCCTCGACAACATCTATGCGTATGGCGATTCTGCCGCGAACGCAGCCCTGGGCTACCAGCTCCAGTCGAACTCCCTCAACTATGGCCAGTACCAGTTGTGGGGTGGTGCCTTCGCGCTGAACCAGCCGGGCACGCAGGTGGCCGGGTTCGCGCGCCGCATCCAGACCTCGTTGGGCGGCCGTTTGGACTTCACGTCCCAGATGAAGTCGCATGAGGTCAAGGTCGGTGGTTCATACCAGCGCTATACCATCCGCAACTACGATCCGAGCGGGGAGCTTTCCTGGTACCGCCTGAGAGAGGAAGCCGCTTCCCCCGAGGAGTTGGAGCAGACCCTGATGAAGATCGGTGGCACGGGTGCCAACACCTATGGCTACGATGTGTTCGGCAACGAGATCAGCAGCGACGAGATCGGGGCCGATGGCTCCCTCCTGAATCTTGCGCCCCGCAAACCGGTGTTTGCGGCTGCCTACATCCAGGACAAGATCGAGCTCGAGGATATCATCCTGAACATCGGTCTGCGCTATGACCTCATCAATCCTGACAGCAAGGAAGTCTCGGATCCGTCCCGCCTCGGGTTCACGGGTACCGATTTCATCCTCGCCAGCGATGTTATCGCGACAGAGAAGACCAGCCAGATCAGCCCGCGCCTCGGATTCAGCTTCCCGGTGACGGACCGCACGGTCTTCCACGCACAGTATGGCAAGTTCATCCAGCAGACCCAGTTGCGCGACTCCTACCTCGGTGCCTCGCAGATGGCCGGTATCATCAAGGGCGGTTTCTTCGTCCAGGGTACCTGGGGCTGGGGTCTGAAGCCGACGAAGACCACGCAGTACGAAGTGGGCTTCTCGCAGCAGATCGCGGATTTCGCATCGTTCGATATCAACGCATTCTATCGTGACATTCAGGATCAGGTTGCGTGGACGAACGTTGCACCGGCAGCCGGCACCGCCCTGCAGAACTACGGTATCCTTGTGAACCGTGACTTCTCGACGGCCCGTGGTCTCGAGGTGAAGATCAATGTTCGCCGCGTGAACCGCATCTCTGCACAGATGTCCTACACATTCTCGAACGTCAGTACCACCGGTTCGAACACTGCCAGCACCGCTGGCCTGTGGTCGGCTGGCTCGGTGGTGTCGTTGCCGCACTACACGTTCCCGGCGGACTGGAATCAGACGCACCGTGGTTCGGTGTTGTTCGACTACCGGTTCGGCAAGAACGACGGCGGTGCGATCCTCGAACGCCTCGGCCTGAACCTCTGGCTGAATTTCAACAGCGGCCACGCCTTCACGCGCGTCATTGCGCAGCAGCGCGGTTCCGTCCCGGGCGACCCCCGCTTCCGCATCCCGGTCGAACCGATCGGTGCCTCGACGACACCGTGGTACTTCCAGCTTGATGCACGTCTGGACAAGAGCTTCTCCGTTGGTCCGCTCGATCTGAACGTGTACCTGTATGTGATCAACGTGCTTGGCACGCTCAATCCGGTGAACGCGTTCTTCCGGACGGGTGACCCGGCTGACGACGGCTGGTTCTCGACCGAAGGTGGACGCGCGGACGCGCTGTCCAACGGTCCGCAGTATGTCGACTTCTGGCGTCAGACGACCCTTGGTGACAACTCCGGAAACTACGGTCCGCCGCGGCAGATCCGCTTCGGATTGAGACTTGATTACTAA
- a CDS encoding PorV/PorQ family protein yields the protein MKNTLVRSVLCLLLAVFVAGSADAENRSRIGTAGAQELLIPVGARGIAVGGSYMVFSTGVEAIYWNPAGLGKMTNGVEAMMSSMNYIADINVVYGALGIKAGEFGTIGFSIKSIGFGKIPVTTTTFPDGTGESYSPTFLTLGATYSKSLTDRISVGLTANLVNERILEMSASGVAFNVGIQYQNLGTQGLNLGIAVKNIGTNMQFAGSNLLQQGASATGLRGTQFYAVEAASNEMPSSLEIGLGYTHKFDDQNLATVGGLFRNNNYQEDEYNLGLEYSFDNLLFVRGGYTMPGHSTNDALGQRGYLYDFTVGAGVHYNTGELDLTFDYAYRHMKYFDASNIITLKVGL from the coding sequence ATGAAGAACACACTAGTGCGGTCGGTCCTGTGCCTGCTGCTCGCGGTGTTCGTCGCTGGGTCAGCAGACGCTGAGAACCGGAGCCGTATCGGTACAGCCGGCGCGCAGGAACTCCTGATCCCGGTCGGCGCGCGAGGTATCGCCGTCGGCGGCTCATACATGGTCTTCTCCACCGGCGTCGAAGCCATCTACTGGAACCCTGCGGGTCTCGGCAAGATGACCAACGGCGTCGAGGCGATGATGTCGTCCATGAACTATATCGCTGATATCAACGTGGTCTACGGAGCTCTCGGCATCAAAGCCGGCGAGTTCGGCACCATCGGCTTCTCCATCAAGTCGATCGGATTCGGCAAGATCCCCGTGACCACGACCACGTTCCCGGACGGGACCGGCGAATCCTATTCGCCGACATTCCTGACCCTGGGTGCGACGTACTCGAAGTCCCTCACCGACCGCATCTCTGTCGGTCTGACCGCGAACCTCGTCAACGAGCGCATCCTCGAGATGAGCGCGTCGGGTGTCGCGTTCAACGTCGGTATCCAGTACCAGAACCTCGGTACGCAGGGACTGAATCTGGGTATCGCGGTGAAGAACATCGGTACGAACATGCAGTTCGCCGGGTCCAACCTGCTCCAGCAGGGTGCGTCCGCAACCGGCCTGCGTGGCACGCAGTTCTATGCAGTGGAAGCAGCATCCAACGAAATGCCCTCCAGCCTGGAGATCGGCCTTGGTTATACGCACAAGTTCGATGATCAGAACCTGGCGACCGTTGGCGGCCTCTTCCGCAACAACAACTACCAGGAAGATGAGTACAACCTGGGCCTCGAGTACTCGTTCGACAATCTGCTGTTCGTGCGTGGTGGCTACACCATGCCCGGCCACTCGACGAACGATGCGCTCGGCCAGCGCGGGTATCTGTACGACTTCACGGTGGGTGCCGGCGTTCACTACAACACGGGCGAACTCGATCTGACGTTCGATTACGCCTACCGGCATATGAAGTACTTCGATGCCAGCAACATCATCACGCTGAAGGTCGGGCTCTGA